A window of bacterium genomic DNA:
CCGTCTGCCTGTCCTGGGGCGAGAGAGAGGGAAACGGCATGGTCGCCTACCGGCCGGTGGGCCTTTCCGGCAACGAAACGCCGCCCGTGGTGGCGCTCCAGGGGGGTGGGGTTCGATGAAAAAAACGGTTTTCCTCGCGCTCGCGCTGATCCTGCCGGTCTTCGCGTACTCGTCGTTCGGGGCGATCGAGCCCGAAAATCCCCCTCCGCCCCAACCGGATACGGTAACGCACGTGATCAACGCCCTGTACCTGACCCTGGCTGATACCTGGATTGACAGCGCGACCTGGCCCTTCGACGACGGGGCGGACCTCCTGTATACCGGTTATTTCGGTGTCGGCACCGCGGACGGTTTCGTCGCCTATCCCGACTGGAGCCCGGAGACGCCCTTCTACGGCGACGACGACTGGCCGACAGTGGTCCCCTGGGGCGACGTGCCCCCGCGCTACGGCGAGGAGAACTACCTCGTGTACTTGACCACGGAGGGCTTGCAGGCGCGCCAGCAGAGCTTCGGCTTCCGCGATTCGCCGAACGACGACTTCATCTACATCCTGTGGACCATCCGCAACACGGGCGGCGAGACCCTCCATGACGCGGCCATGGGCCTTTTCATGGACATAGACATCGGGGGTGATGGGCCCGATGATCTGGCGGCTTACGACTCGGTCCGCCAGTTCGCCTACATGTGCAACGATACGAGCGGGGGGGCCAATGAGCTCTACTTCGGCGCCGTGACGCTGGGCGGCGTGCCGACCGGCAGCTTCCACGGCTGGACGATAGACGATCAGTACGAAAGGGACCCCCAGCAGTATTTCTACGGCATGCTGTCCCAGGTGG
This region includes:
- a CDS encoding T9SS type A sorting domain-containing protein, which gives rise to MKKTVFLALALILPVFAYSSFGAIEPENPPPPQPDTVTHVINALYLTLADTWIDSATWPFDDGADLLYTGYFGVGTADGFVAYPDWSPETPFYGDDDWPTVVPWGDVPPRYGEENYLVYLTTEGLQARQQSFGFRDSPNDDFIYILWTIRNTGGETLHDAAMGLFMDIDIGGDGPDDLAAYDSVRQFAYMCNDTSGGANELYFGAVTLGGVPTGSFHGWTIDDQYERDPQQYFYGMLSQVGRFQELPGTNDWRILLGYQLYDLAPGETQDYAVALVAGEDMQDMIANVLAARLKWKELFGGGEPEPSIPPRMTLSAPWPCPARDSASFNVELVEPGNIEVALYDLSGRRVDTIYDGYMAAGRSELSVWAGGLPSGVYLIQAATEGGAAVRRLVIAR